In a genomic window of Prochlorococcus marinus subsp. marinus str. CCMP1375:
- the sat gene encoding sulfate adenylyltransferase, translating to MTSNQSLTNSRTEVIEPYGGTLQNLMVPSNSQEAIKQSASKKIDCSDRNACDIELLLIGGFSPLQGFMNQKDYDSVVNSNRTADGKLFGLPIVLDTDREDLKIGDKVLLCYKNQSLAVLTIEDKWLPDKVLEAKGCYGTTSLEHPAVKMIAIERKKFYLAGKLEGLELPKRIFPCKTPSEVRKELPHNQDVVAFQCRNPIHRAHYELFTQALHAENVSKGAVVLVHPTCGPTQQDDIPGSIRFATYERLAAEVKNPMIRWAYLPYSMHMAGPREALQHMIIRRNYGCSHFIIGRDMAGCKSQLTGEDFYGPYDAQEFAKACASELEMQTVPSLNLVYTEEEGYVTADHAQSCGLHIKKLSGTQFRKMLRNNEEIPEWFAFRSVVEVLRGG from the coding sequence ATGACCTCTAATCAATCATTGACCAATTCCAGAACTGAAGTAATAGAGCCATATGGAGGAACTCTCCAGAACTTAATGGTCCCATCTAATTCACAAGAAGCAATAAAGCAAAGTGCTTCTAAAAAGATAGATTGCTCTGACCGTAATGCTTGTGATATTGAACTACTTTTGATTGGAGGGTTCTCCCCTCTTCAAGGATTCATGAATCAAAAAGATTATGACTCTGTAGTTAATAGCAATAGAACAGCAGATGGGAAATTATTTGGTCTACCTATTGTTCTAGATACCGATCGTGAAGACTTGAAAATAGGGGATAAAGTTCTTCTTTGTTATAAGAACCAATCTTTAGCAGTTTTGACCATTGAGGACAAGTGGTTACCAGATAAGGTACTTGAAGCTAAAGGCTGCTATGGGACAACCTCATTAGAGCATCCTGCAGTCAAGATGATCGCAATCGAAAGAAAAAAATTCTATTTAGCAGGAAAATTAGAAGGGTTAGAACTTCCTAAAAGAATATTTCCTTGTAAAACTCCTTCAGAGGTAAGAAAAGAACTCCCACACAATCAAGATGTAGTTGCCTTTCAATGCAGGAACCCTATTCATCGTGCACATTATGAACTATTTACTCAGGCTCTTCATGCAGAAAATGTAAGTAAAGGAGCCGTGGTACTAGTTCATCCAACATGCGGTCCCACTCAACAAGACGATATCCCAGGCTCAATTCGTTTTGCAACTTACGAACGTTTAGCAGCTGAAGTGAAAAATCCAATGATCAGATGGGCATATCTACCATATTCCATGCACATGGCTGGTCCACGCGAAGCTCTTCAACACATGATTATTCGTAGAAACTATGGGTGTTCGCATTTCATAATTGGTCGTGACATGGCAGGGTGTAAGTCACAATTAACTGGTGAGGATTTTTATGGTCCTTATGATGCTCAAGAATTTGCGAAAGCATGCGCATCAGAATTAGAAATGCAAACTGTTCCTTCTTTAAACCTTGTTTATACCGAGGAGGAAGGGTACGTAACTGCTGACCATGCTCAGAGTTGTGGTTTGCATATCAAAAAGCTTAGTGGCACTCAATTCAGGAAAATGCTTCGCAATAATGAAGAGATACCAGAGTGGTTTGCATTTCGTAGTGTGGTTGAAGTACTACGAGGTGGCTAA
- a CDS encoding photosystem II manganese-stabilizing polypeptide: MRFRPLLALVLAFCLTFIAAPSSVSASGERGNSRFADVVNTGKANDCPTVSAGSQGSLSIDGGLTDICMHPTEVYVKVAKSRRSKAEFVPAKIISPRNNTTVEQVYGDVSGSTFKEQGGIDFQLITVLAPNGEEFPFVFSAKQMAVDFKGKSIAPGAEASGTTYTPSYRTGDFLDPKSRAKDTGVEYAQGLVALGGDDEELAKENIKRDLDGKGVITLAIDSVDSDTAEFAGSFVAIQPSDNDLGSKEPVDVKIIGELYGRKA; the protein is encoded by the coding sequence ATGAGATTTCGTCCTTTGCTAGCCCTGGTGCTTGCTTTCTGTCTCACCTTTATAGCTGCCCCAAGTAGTGTCTCTGCATCCGGAGAAAGAGGTAATTCAAGGTTTGCCGATGTTGTTAATACCGGCAAAGCAAATGATTGCCCAACCGTCTCTGCTGGATCTCAAGGATCACTCAGTATTGATGGAGGACTAACTGATATTTGCATGCACCCAACAGAGGTGTATGTAAAGGTTGCTAAATCAAGAAGATCAAAAGCTGAATTCGTACCAGCAAAAATTATCAGCCCAAGAAACAACACAACCGTTGAGCAAGTCTATGGTGATGTTTCTGGAAGCACCTTTAAAGAACAAGGTGGTATTGACTTTCAATTGATTACTGTTCTTGCTCCAAATGGAGAAGAATTTCCTTTCGTATTCTCTGCTAAGCAAATGGCAGTTGATTTTAAAGGAAAGTCAATAGCTCCAGGAGCTGAAGCCTCAGGAACTACTTATACACCTAGCTATCGCACAGGTGATTTCTTAGATCCTAAAAGCCGCGCTAAAGACACAGGTGTTGAATATGCACAAGGTCTTGTTGCCTTAGGCGGTGATGATGAAGAACTTGCAAAAGAAAACATCAAAAGAGACCTTGATGGCAAAGGTGTAATAACCCTTGCAATTGATAGTGTTGATTCTGATACAGCAGAATTTGCAGGATCTTTTGTTGCAATCCAACCATCAGATAATGATCTTGGATCTAAAGAGCCAGTTGACGTCAAAATCATTGGCGAACTATATGGTCGCAAAGCCTGA
- the coaBC gene encoding bifunctional phosphopantothenoylcysteine decarboxylase/phosphopantothenate--cysteine ligase CoaBC encodes MKTKVNNNLNGKKILVITTGSIAAVKIPLLVSNLIKTGAEVRCVVSPSASKLVSPLSLSTLSRNACYQDEDQWNRREPRPLHISLSEWADLIAVAPLSASSLSRWVHGLSEGLAASILLASEKPVIAAAAMNTAMWNNSSIKNNWETLKNFPNVIPLTPAEGLLACDRIGDGRMADPLLIQLAIESAIIQFRANSALHKDWSNLKLLVTAGPTIEDIDRARYLTNRSTGKMGVLIGQAARFRGATVDLIHGPIQVEAALLEGLQTFAVRNSNEMYSILEDLQSSADAIAMTAAIADLKPLVNTKNIKLSKEELFKSMKDRFEIVPDLLSKLIANRKNNQVFLGFTALTGNDEKIKELAMLKKKQKKCDLLMANPIDRSNQGFESDSNGGWLLGPEEAINEIKIGSKLSVAHQLLDELKSVLINKLKNK; translated from the coding sequence ATGAAGACTAAAGTGAATAACAACTTAAATGGAAAAAAAATCCTTGTAATTACTACTGGAAGCATTGCGGCAGTGAAGATCCCACTTCTAGTAAGTAATTTAATTAAAACCGGCGCAGAGGTGCGTTGCGTTGTATCACCAAGTGCTTCAAAGTTAGTCAGTCCTCTGTCTTTATCAACTCTTAGTAGAAACGCTTGCTACCAAGACGAAGATCAATGGAATAGAAGAGAACCAAGACCATTACATATCTCACTTTCAGAATGGGCAGATCTAATAGCAGTCGCCCCTTTAAGTGCATCGTCCCTATCCAGATGGGTACATGGTCTTAGCGAAGGCTTGGCTGCAAGTATACTTTTAGCTTCAGAAAAACCTGTAATTGCAGCCGCAGCAATGAATACGGCGATGTGGAACAATTCATCAATTAAAAATAATTGGGAAACCCTAAAAAATTTCCCAAACGTAATTCCTTTAACTCCCGCAGAAGGCCTCCTTGCTTGCGATCGAATTGGGGATGGTCGAATGGCAGATCCTTTATTGATCCAGCTAGCAATTGAAAGTGCAATTATTCAATTTAGAGCAAATTCAGCCCTCCACAAGGACTGGAGCAACCTCAAACTTTTAGTAACTGCAGGTCCAACAATTGAAGATATTGATAGAGCTAGGTATCTAACAAATCGCAGTACTGGAAAAATGGGAGTTCTCATTGGCCAGGCAGCAAGGTTTCGTGGTGCAACAGTTGATTTAATCCATGGCCCAATCCAAGTAGAAGCAGCACTTCTTGAGGGCTTACAGACCTTTGCAGTTAGAAACTCCAATGAAATGTACTCAATATTGGAAGATCTTCAAAGCTCAGCAGATGCCATTGCCATGACAGCGGCAATAGCTGATTTAAAACCTTTAGTTAATACCAAAAACATTAAACTCAGCAAAGAAGAGCTATTTAAATCAATGAAAGATAGGTTTGAGATTGTTCCAGACCTACTTTCAAAATTAATTGCCAATAGAAAAAACAATCAGGTTTTCCTAGGGTTCACAGCATTAACAGGCAATGATGAAAAAATTAAAGAGCTGGCAATGCTCAAAAAAAAGCAAAAGAAGTGCGATTTATTAATGGCTAATCCTATTGACAGAAGCAATCAAGGGTTCGAATCCGATTCGAACGGTGGGTGGTTACTAGGCCCTGAAGAAGCAATCAATGAAATCAAAATTGGCTCCAAATTATCCGTAGCGCACCAATTATTAGATGAATTAAAAAGTGTTTTAATAAACAAATTAAAAAACAAATAG
- the isiD gene encoding protein IsiD has product MMPYSSYQKITQDLLYAFDDESTAELAERLEQDDYPTPFEGLNDWHLLRALAIHRPELTLDYHHLMDQEPFDED; this is encoded by the coding sequence ATGATGCCTTACTCCTCTTATCAGAAGATTACACAAGATCTTTTATACGCATTTGATGATGAGTCAACTGCAGAACTGGCAGAAAGACTTGAGCAAGACGATTACCCAACTCCATTTGAAGGTTTAAATGACTGGCATCTTTTAAGAGCTCTGGCTATTCATCGGCCAGAATTAACTCTTGATTATCATCATTTAATGGATCAAGAACCTTTTGATGAAGACTAA
- a CDS encoding DUF565 domain-containing protein, whose translation MRLEVWSDNPWRRYSMLIIIFLSAFLFGSSIGMINGVLALMDPIGAFFTVTLIEVLVRFRKVNVQKKGSSISLSILDSFRMGFIYGLFTEGFKLF comes from the coding sequence ATGCGTCTAGAGGTTTGGAGTGATAACCCATGGCGGAGATATTCAATGTTAATTATTATTTTTTTATCTGCATTTTTATTCGGAAGTTCAATAGGTATGATTAATGGTGTATTAGCTTTAATGGATCCAATAGGAGCATTTTTCACTGTTACACTAATTGAAGTTCTTGTGCGCTTTAGAAAAGTAAATGTTCAAAAGAAAGGTTCTTCTATTTCTTTGTCAATACTTGATAGTTTCCGTATGGGATTTATTTATGGTTTGTTTACAGAGGGGTTTAAGTTGTTTTAG
- a CDS encoding aspartate carbamoyltransferase catalytic subunit has protein sequence MSNWSHKHILDLSSFSIEDYQTVVELANRFKTIPRSGSRKLPALQGRLIATLFFEPSTRTRSSFELAAKRLSADVQSFAPSNSSLIKGETPLDTVMTYVAMGAHVLVVRHGGTGVPEQLAKSLDQKKKNVSILNGGDGLHSHPSQGLLDLFTLTQFFNKESPSPRNIAGKRIAIVGDILHSRVARSNLWSLTACGANVVLCGPPSLLPDDFAKFVEAPPSGQKKDPIKNRGKVTISRCLKEALTDTDAVITLRLQKERMSENLLSNLDKYHNEYGITHESLKWCGKHVPVLHPGPVNRGIEMSSELLEDNSISLIENQVSNGIPIRMALLYLLSADKN, from the coding sequence ATGAGCAACTGGAGCCACAAACATATTCTTGACTTATCCTCCTTCTCAATTGAGGACTATCAGACTGTTGTTGAACTTGCCAATCGGTTTAAAACAATTCCTAGATCTGGCTCAAGAAAATTACCTGCTTTACAAGGTCGCTTAATTGCCACTTTATTTTTCGAACCCAGTACAAGAACTAGAAGTAGTTTCGAACTTGCTGCCAAACGGCTTTCTGCGGATGTTCAATCATTTGCTCCTTCTAATAGCTCATTAATTAAAGGGGAAACCCCTTTAGATACTGTAATGACTTACGTCGCAATGGGAGCTCACGTACTGGTTGTCCGTCATGGTGGCACTGGAGTTCCAGAGCAGCTTGCAAAATCTCTTGATCAAAAAAAGAAAAATGTTTCCATTCTCAATGGAGGGGATGGGCTTCATAGCCATCCCAGCCAAGGACTTCTCGACTTGTTTACATTGACTCAATTTTTTAATAAAGAGAGTCCTTCGCCTAGGAATATTGCAGGAAAGAGAATTGCGATAGTTGGAGACATTCTTCATTCTCGAGTTGCACGCTCAAATTTATGGAGTCTTACTGCCTGTGGAGCAAATGTGGTCCTTTGTGGACCACCTTCACTATTACCAGATGATTTTGCAAAATTTGTAGAAGCCCCTCCCTCCGGTCAAAAGAAAGATCCTATAAAGAATCGAGGTAAAGTTACAATTTCCAGATGTCTAAAAGAAGCTTTAACTGATACAGATGCTGTTATTACATTAAGACTTCAAAAGGAAAGAATGAGTGAGAACTTACTTAGCAATTTAGATAAGTATCATAATGAATATGGAATAACTCACGAAAGTTTGAAATGGTGTGGGAAACATGTGCCGGTATTACATCCTGGTCCTGTTAATAGAGGAATTGAAATGAGCAGCGAATTACTTGAAGATAATTCGATTTCTTTAATTGAGAATCAAGTTTCTAATGGAATACCTATCAGAATGGCACTTTTATATCTTCTTTCGGCAGATAAAAATTAA
- a CDS encoding DNA-3-methyladenine glycosylase, producing the protein MFLLDISLLEINSIYFDELLIALEIMLDKKTWPYQFQKHQIAISSLPINFFCRPSEEVAPDLIGCLLVKRESNKKLLWGAIVETEAYSQSEPACHGFTRKTSKNKTLFGNPGRLYVYLTYGSYYCVNIVTHKKDYANGVLLRAIAIPNENERIAAGPGLLANRFGLNRSHDNSLISVENGLWIDKGLSGSKMNSIIQTKRIGISKAKDLPWRWYLQNSRSVSKRAKGDRCPSLLDAWKPSSKEGP; encoded by the coding sequence TTGTTTTTATTAGACATTTCCTTACTTGAGATTAATTCAATATATTTTGATGAATTACTTATAGCTTTAGAAATAATGTTAGATAAAAAAACTTGGCCATATCAATTTCAAAAACATCAAATAGCCATTTCATCTCTTCCAATTAACTTTTTCTGCAGGCCATCTGAAGAGGTAGCGCCTGATTTAATTGGTTGTTTGCTAGTTAAACGAGAATCCAACAAGAAATTACTTTGGGGAGCAATTGTCGAGACAGAAGCATATTCACAATCAGAACCTGCTTGTCATGGTTTCACAAGAAAAACCTCGAAGAATAAAACTCTTTTTGGAAATCCTGGTCGTTTGTATGTTTATCTAACTTATGGATCATATTACTGCGTCAATATTGTTACTCATAAAAAAGATTATGCAAATGGTGTTCTGCTTAGAGCAATAGCTATACCTAATGAAAATGAACGCATTGCAGCTGGGCCTGGATTATTGGCAAATAGATTTGGATTGAACAGAAGTCATGACAATTCACTAATCTCAGTAGAGAATGGATTATGGATAGACAAAGGCCTTTCAGGCTCAAAGATGAACTCAATTATTCAAACAAAGAGAATCGGAATATCAAAAGCAAAAGATTTACCTTGGCGATGGTATTTGCAAAACAGTCGCAGTGTTAGCAAGCGCGCTAAAGGGGATCGATGTCCTTCTCTTTTAGACGCATGGAAACCAAGCTCTAAAGAAGGTCCATGA
- a CDS encoding creatininase family protein, with amino-acid sequence MSNKNKLDLPTSLSKNSSMRLDLWTWKEVEKYLVNCKGIILPIGSTEQHGPTGAIGTDAMTAEAVAREVGIRTGVLVTPTQPYGMAEHHLGFPGTMSLRSSTLQKLIHDLLISLVMHGFQRIFIINGHGGNIASIKAAFSEVYNTASSRHLPVAKSLRFKLANWFMSPEVFRQARALYGEREGQHATPSEIALTLHLEPSLLAKQSELPDPAPAGPIYTYKDFRQRYPDGRMGSDPFLAKAEDGEMFLDKAASALSNDLIDFLKET; translated from the coding sequence ATGTCTAATAAAAACAAACTTGATTTACCAACATCACTTTCAAAGAATTCTTCTATGCGCTTAGATCTTTGGACATGGAAGGAAGTAGAGAAATACCTCGTTAATTGTAAAGGTATTATTTTACCCATTGGTTCAACTGAGCAGCATGGCCCTACGGGCGCAATAGGTACTGATGCAATGACTGCAGAGGCTGTCGCAAGAGAAGTAGGTATTAGAACAGGTGTCCTTGTTACTCCGACGCAGCCTTATGGAATGGCAGAACATCATTTGGGCTTTCCAGGAACTATGAGCCTGAGATCTTCTACTTTGCAGAAATTAATTCATGACCTTTTGATTTCTCTTGTAATGCACGGGTTTCAAAGGATTTTTATTATTAATGGACATGGAGGGAATATTGCGTCGATTAAAGCAGCTTTTTCTGAGGTTTATAACACTGCATCTTCTAGGCATTTACCAGTAGCTAAATCATTACGGTTTAAATTGGCTAATTGGTTTATGTCTCCTGAGGTTTTTCGTCAAGCACGAGCTTTATATGGTGAAAGAGAAGGCCAGCATGCGACTCCTAGTGAAATAGCTTTAACTCTTCATTTAGAACCAAGCCTTTTAGCTAAGCAATCAGAACTACCTGATCCAGCCCCTGCTGGGCCAATATATACTTATAAGGACTTTCGCCAGAGATACCCTGACGGCAGGATGGGCTCTGATCCATTCTTGGCAAAGGCTGAAGATGGTGAAATGTTTTTAGATAAAGCTGCTTCAGCTTTAAGTAACGATTTAATTGATTTTCTTAAAGAAACATGA
- the gatC gene encoding Asp-tRNA(Asn)/Glu-tRNA(Gln) amidotransferase subunit GatC — protein sequence MTRISSDDVRKVSKLARLEISEEHVETYANQLEEILEYIAQLEKIDTKNIPPTTRAVEVVNVLREDIVDKSNVRDKILDLAPNREGQFYRVPKILAE from the coding sequence ATGACCAGAATTTCTTCGGATGATGTTCGTAAGGTTTCTAAGCTTGCTCGGTTAGAGATTTCTGAGGAACATGTTGAAACATATGCGAATCAACTGGAAGAAATTTTGGAATATATTGCTCAACTTGAGAAAATTGATACTAAAAATATTCCACCTACGACAAGAGCTGTGGAAGTTGTTAATGTGTTAAGAGAAGATATTGTAGATAAATCAAATGTTCGAGACAAAATATTAGATTTAGCTCCTAATAGAGAGGGACAATTTTATAGGGTTCCTAAGATTTTGGCTGAATAA
- the crtR gene encoding beta-carotene hydroxylase, translating into MTNTLNTTIHNDLPPKFQSSSFWQKRIKDYLDPPNFFNPTLGLFIGGYAIAFLSIWQWYKGVWPLPVLVGLAFLSLHMEGTVIHDACHKAAHPNKWINQAMGHGAAILLGFSFPVFTRVHLQHHSHVNDPKNDPDHIVSTFGPVWLIAPRFFYHEYFFFQRKLWRKYELMQWGLERSIFITIVLAGVHFNFMNVIYNLWFGPALMVGVTLGIFFDYLPHRPFMARNKWKNSRVYPSRVMNILIMGQNYHLVHHLWPSIPWFEYKPAYEATKPLLDQKGSPQRMGIFESKKDSFNFLYDIILGIRSHKKSRSKMRPLANLIPTKKLRRKWLYILHKTAIIPDKID; encoded by the coding sequence ATGACAAATACCTTAAATACAACTATTCATAATGATTTACCCCCCAAATTCCAATCGTCAAGTTTTTGGCAAAAGCGCATTAAAGATTATCTAGATCCACCTAATTTTTTCAATCCCACTTTAGGCTTATTTATTGGTGGTTATGCAATAGCATTTCTCTCTATATGGCAATGGTATAAAGGGGTATGGCCACTTCCTGTACTAGTTGGGCTTGCATTCCTTTCTCTTCATATGGAAGGGACTGTTATCCATGATGCCTGTCACAAAGCAGCTCATCCTAATAAATGGATAAATCAGGCTATGGGTCATGGCGCAGCAATATTATTAGGTTTTAGTTTTCCAGTTTTCACTAGAGTCCATCTTCAACATCACTCTCATGTCAATGATCCCAAGAATGACCCTGATCATATAGTCAGTACTTTTGGCCCAGTCTGGTTAATTGCTCCAAGGTTTTTTTATCATGAATATTTCTTTTTTCAAAGGAAACTCTGGAGGAAATATGAACTAATGCAATGGGGCCTAGAGCGATCCATTTTCATAACAATTGTTTTAGCTGGTGTTCATTTTAATTTCATGAACGTAATTTATAACCTTTGGTTTGGTCCAGCACTAATGGTTGGAGTTACTCTTGGAATATTCTTTGACTACCTCCCTCATCGCCCATTTATGGCTCGCAATAAATGGAAGAATTCAAGGGTATATCCAAGTCGAGTAATGAATATACTGATAATGGGCCAAAATTATCATCTAGTTCATCATTTATGGCCTTCAATTCCTTGGTTTGAATATAAGCCAGCTTATGAAGCAACTAAACCACTTTTAGATCAGAAAGGGTCACCACAAAGAATGGGTATTTTTGAATCAAAAAAAGATAGTTTTAATTTCCTTTATGACATTATTTTAGGAATAAGAAGTCACAAAAAAAGTAGGAGTAAAATGAGGCCTCTAGCGAACTTAATCCCAACGAAAAAATTGAGAAGAAAATGGCTTTATATTCTTCATAAAACTGCAATCATCCCAGATAAAATTGATTAA